The following proteins come from a genomic window of Chionomys nivalis chromosome 9, mChiNiv1.1, whole genome shotgun sequence:
- the LOC130881325 gene encoding SUMO-conjugating enzyme UBC9-like, translating to MSGIALSQLAQERKAWRKDHPFGFVAVPTKNPDGTMNLMNWECAIPGKKGTPWEGGLFKLRMLFKDDYPSSPPKCKFEPPLFHPNVYPSGTVCLSILEEDKDWRPAITIKQILLGIQELLNEPNIQEPAQAEAYTIYCQNRVEYEKRVRAQAKKFAPS from the coding sequence ATGTCGGGGATTGCCCTCAGCCAACTTGCCCAGGAAAGGAAAGCTTGGAGGAAGGACCACCCTTTTGGCTTTGTGGCTGTCCCAACAAAGAACCCTGATGGCACGATGAACCTGATGAATTGGGAGTGCGCTATCCCTGGAAAGAAGGGGACTCCATGGGAAGGAGGCTTGTTCAAACTGCGGATGCTTTTCAAAGATGACTATCCATCCTCACCACCAAAATGTAAATTTGAGCCACCACTGTTTCACCCAAATGTGTATCCTTCTGGCACAGTGTGCCTGTCCATCCTGGAGGAAGACAAGGACTGGAGGCCAGCTATCACGATCAAACAGATCTTATTAGGAATACAGGAACTTCTTAATGAACCAAATATCCAAGAGCCAGCTCAAGCAGAGGCCTACACAATTTACTGCCAAAACAGAGTGGAATATGAGAAAAGGGTTCGAGCACAAGCGAAGAAGTTTGCCCCCTCATAA